A stretch of the Papaver somniferum cultivar HN1 chromosome 6, ASM357369v1, whole genome shotgun sequence genome encodes the following:
- the LOC113288507 gene encoding uncharacterized protein LOC113288507, whose product MSWLARSLANSLKLDDDDDINQDGTNNNNQIESPAETTTGGGVKEDLSEITRTFTRQLWGVASFLAPPSTIPRDTSVSDSSNPESPNSETSADSGKIAGIRSDFAEIGGRFKTGISKLSNHKAVSEISKIASNFLPFGTSDEDSVGGGGGDAVGVTDDVLAFARNISLHPETWLDFPLEDDDDSDDFDMSDAQQEHALAVMNLAPELAALRMELCPEHISDGYFWKIYFVLLYSRLSKHDAEILSTPQIEEARAMLMYQPKEKLQSEDTKAEEQQSASYNVPTDAASLETFALEPKSSMEMTDAESDKQPIVIRDVQIINETLVEEPVVKNKDEVIGASKEELVPAKDEAVSTSEKEVVSSKDEKISDSEEVVALRKDEDVSNSKEVGVSSNDEVVSDSKKEVVPKQDKVISSSKEVALQQTDEEDGDDWLEEEEEDSAETKTFSHTPLGDDEDVSFSDLEEDDEETVKSTKKVGELSKNSKNKDSDDWLNVDEKDAI is encoded by the exons ATGTCATGGTTAGCAAGATCTCTGGCAAATTCTCTCAAACTCGACGATGACGATGATATCAACCAAGATGGAactaacaacaacaatcagatcgAATCACCAGCAGAAACAACTACTGGAGGAGGTGTGAAAGAAGATCTATCAGAAATTACCAGAACTTTTACTCGTCAACTATGGGGCGTTGCTTCTTTCCTTGCTCCTCCTTCAACTATTCCAAGAGATACTTCGGTTTCGGATTCCAGTAATCCTGAATCTCCTAATTCAGAAACCTCTGCTGATTCGGGGAAAATTGCTGGAATCAGAAGTGATTTTGCTGAGATCGGTGGGAGATTTAAGACTGGGATATCTAAACTGTCGAATCATAAAGCTGTTAGTGAGATCTCTAAGATTGCTTCGAATTTCCTTCCGTTTGGTACTTCCGATGAAGATTCGgttggaggtggaggtggagatgCTGTTGGTGTTACTGATGATGTATTAGCTTTTGCAAGGAATATTTCTTTGCATCCGGAGACTTGGTTGGATTTCCCTCTAGAGGATGATGATGATTCGGATG ATTTTGATATGTCAGATGCACAGCAAGAGCATGCTTTGGCTGTCATGAACCTTGCTCCAGAACTAGCAGCTCTCAGAATGGAGCTTTGCCCTGAGCACATAAGTGATGGATActtttggaagatttattttgTTCTTTTGTATTCTAGACTCAGCAAGCAtgatgctgagattttgtcaaCGCCGCAG ATAGAAGAAGCTAGAGCTATGTTGATGTACCAACCAAAGGAAAAGCTGCAATCAGAGGATACCAAAGCAGAAGAGCAACAATCTGCCTCATATAATGTGCCGACTGACGCAGCATCACTTGAAACATTTGCTCTTGAACCTAAAAGTTCTATGGAAATGACAGATGCTGAATCCGACAAACAGCCTATTGTAATTAGGGATGTGCAAATCATCAACGAAACTTTGGTTGAAGAACCAGTGGTGAAGAACAAGGATGAAGTGATTGGTGCCTCCAAAGAGGAACTAGTACCAGCCAAGGATGAAGCAGTTAgtacctctgagaaagaagtaGTATCAAGCAAGGATGAAAAAATTAGCGACTCCGAGGAAGTAGTAGCGTTGAGGAAGGATGAAGATGTCAGTAACTCCAAGGAAGTGGGAGTATCGAGTAATGATGAAGTGGTCAGTGACTCCAAGAAAGAAGTAGTACCAAAGCAGGATAAAGTGATTAGTTCATCCAAAGAAGTAGCACTGCAGCAAACTGACGAAGAAGATGGGGATGACTGgttagaagaggaagaagaggacaGTGCAGAAACTAAAACCTTCAGCCACACTCCACTAGGTGATGACGAGGATGTATCATTCAGTGATCTtgaagaggatgatgaggaaACTGTAAAGAGTACAAAAAAAGTTGGTGAACtttccaagaattccaagaacaaGGATTCTGACGATTGGCTCAACGTGGATGAGAAAGATGCCATATGA
- the LOC113288506 gene encoding ACT domain-containing protein ACR1, whose amino-acid sequence MESTTGYKPYFDPDYESLIERIHPPRVCVDNETCKDCTLVKVDSANKHGILLEMVQVLTDLDLLISKSYISSDGGWFMDVFHVTDQLGHKLTDDTLIHYIQQSLCGGRRGGKTKVKEVINRTCIGSVMGSLHLSTDYTAFEMTAIDRPGLLSEISAVLAELGCNVAAAVAWTHNTRAATILYMEDETKGGGPITNAERLLHVEEQLEIVVGAHHGKGERRMVKLVEGPPSARVHTERRLHQLMQADMDYEINCSKDGNAGGSSSSSGNVRRSSSSSIVTEVSIENCKEKGYSVVNVRCKDRPKLLFDTVCTLTDLEYVVFHAAISSRGSLAVQEYYIRQRDGCTLGSERERQRVRQYLVAAAERRVSHGLKLDVCTKNRVGLLSDITRVFRENGLSVSRAEISTRGEKAIGSFYVTDASTGKHADPKTVELVRSEIGATVLEVNKSVSAGRTSYGSNSQNSRSSSTCSGGVEERPAKLSLGSLLWAQFERLSGNFGSA is encoded by the exons ATGGAGAGTACTACTGGGTATAAGCCATATTTTGATCCAGATTATGAATCTTTGATTGAGAGAATACATCCTCCAAG GGTTTGTGTTGATAACGAAACATGTAAAGATTGTACACTTGTGAAG GTAGACAGCGCAAACAAGCACGGGATACTGCTAGAGATGGTCCAAGTGCTCACGGATCTTGATCTCCTTATCTCCAAATCTTACATCTCCTCGGATGGTGGTTGGTTTATGGACG TGTTCCATGTGACGGACCAACTAGGGCACAAACTAACTGACGATACCCTCATCCATTACATCCAGCAG TCGTTATGTGGCGGAAGGAGAGGAGGTAAAACAAAAGTGAAGGAAGTCATAAACAGAACATGCATTGGAAGTGTAATGGGATCACTACACCTATCAACAGATTACACTGCGTTTGAAATGACGGCAATAGATAGACCTGGCTTGCTATCCGAAATATCTGCTGTATTAGCTGAGCTTGGCTGCAATGTGGCTGCTGCCGTCGCCTGGACCCACAACACACGCGCAGCAACTATACTGTATATGGAAGATGAAACAAAAGGAGGCGGACCCATAACAAATGCCGAAAGATTGCTCCACGTGGAGGAACAACTTGAGATTGTTGTAGGGGCCCACCATGGCAAAGGTGAGAGGAGGATGGTGAAGCTGGTAGAAGGTCCGCCTTCAGCCAGGGTACACACTGAAAGGCGATTACATCAATTGATGCAAGCAGATATGGATTATGAGATCAACTGCAGCAAAGATGGGAATGCCGgtggtagtagtagtagtagtgggAATGTGAGGCGTAGTAGCAGTAGTAGTATAGTAACAGAAGTGTCTATAGAGAACTGCAAGGAGAAAGGGTACTCGGTGGTGAATGTGAGATGTAAAGACCGGCCCAAGCTGTTATTCGATACTGTATGCACTTTGACAGATTTGGAGTACGTGGTGTTTCATGCTGCCATAAGCTCTAGAGGTTCCCTTGCTGTCCAG GAGTACTATATCAGGCAGAGAGATGGCTGCACTCTGGGTTCAGAGAGGGAGAGACAAAGGGTCAGGCAGTACTTGGTAGCAGCTGCAGAACGCAGGGTTTCCCAT GGATTGAAGTTAGATGTGTGCACTAAGAACAGAGTGGGATTGCTATCAGACATCACTAGGGTGTTCCGAGAGAATGGTTTGTCTGTGTCAAGGGCAGAAATTAGTACCCGTGGCGAGAAGGCAATTGGGTCATTCTACGTTACAGATGCATCTACAGGAAAACATGCAGATCCTAAGACTGTGGAGTTGGTCAGAAGTGAGATTGGAGCTACAGTTTTAGAGGTCAATAAATCAGTTTCCGCAGGAAGGACCAGCTATGGGTCCAACTCCCAGAACAGTAGAAGCAGTAGTACTTGCAGTGGGGGTGTAGAGGAAAGGCCTGCAAAATTGTCCCTGGGGAGTCTGTTGTGGGCTCAGTTTGAGCGACTCTCCGGCAACTTTGGTTCAGCTTGA